CCCAAACCAGCTGGTCCTCAGGAACACGGGCTGAGCTGGCATCCCAGACCAGCCAGAAGATCCCGTCCTGCAGCACCGTGTAACGAAATGGGAACTGAGAGGCATCCACAAACGCCAATCCCAAGCGTGAACGGATCGGGGTCCAGAACCGGGAAACAGCGGCACGATCAGCCGGAAAACCCGGTGAACCGTCATGGTTCCCGATCGCCGGCAGCAGCGGGATGCCGGCCGTCTGAAGCAGCCGTAGAACCGACGTTTCGAACCCCCGCCACATCGCATCGAGCTGCAGCCCCGTGAGGCCTCGCATCTGGCCCGCGACCATGTCCCCTGCACACACGACCAGATCCGGCTGAAGGGCAATCAGCTGGTCCAGCCCCTGATGAACGGCAGGGATGTAGCTGGTGGCTCCATAACTGCTGTTGAGATCACTGATCAAGCCGACACGTAGCGCCGCCCGCCTGGCAGCGCTCAAGGGCAGGGCCACGGCACTGAGACCGGTGCCAAGCACCAGCTGCAGCATCCGGCGACGACTCAGCACCACAACAGCCAGGGGGTCAGCATGAACGTTTCAAACGTTGCTCCACCAGCCGATCCGCCACAAGTGCCGCGCTGGCAACAACATCCGCAAGGGTGGACAAGAGCCGATAACTGAGCACGACGGCCAGCAACTGCGCTTCCGGCACGGCAGGACCCAACCGAAGCAACAAGGTGGCTTCAAAGACCCCCAGACCACCAGGGGCACCGGGGACCACCAGCCCAACGGCATAGGCCAGTCCAAATGCTGCGAGCCAGGTGAATGGCGCCGGGCTGCGAATGCCAAAGGCCTGCACGCTGCACCAGAACCCGGCAAAGCGGCAGAGCACAAACAGCAGCTGAAGCGTGAGTGGCCACCAGGGGTAGCCGCCGCGACCGCTCCCCTCACTCTCCAGTGGCCCGCCGCCAGCGGACTGCAACTGCGCCGCCTTCGAACGCTCCAGCCGACGCAGGAGCGGCTCCCGCCACCGCGGAATCATCAGGAGCGCTGGCAAGGGAGCGAGCAGTGCGAGGCCCTGCTGCCATCCACCAGCAACCACAACAAGAACGGAAGCCGCCACGATCAGGAGCGGATCAAGAATCACACCGGCCAGGGCCGGTCCACCGCCAATCACCGGGCGCAGCACCCGGACCCGCTCCACCAGATGCCAGATTCCACCTGGCAGGTACTTCAGCAGGTTGCTGCGCACAAACAGCGGCACCACCGCGAGGCCTTGGGGAGGGTGCTTCAACCAGACCAGCAGGTCGCGCCAGGCCAGACCATTGATCAGGATGCTGAGCCAAGTCAGGCCCAGACCCAACAACAGCCACCACCAACCATTGGCCACCAGGCTCAGCTGGCGAAGCTGGTCAGCCTGCTGGGCCATGGCCACAGCGATGAAGACCAGGCTGGCCAGCGTGATCCAGAGCTTGGGTTGGCGAAGGATTTTGCCCATCAGATCCAGTCTTCCGTGCTGACAAACGGTGCAGCAGCTGCGGCAGCCCTCAGCTCATCAAGACCACACCCAGTGCTGGCCTGAAGAGCCTCCAGGGCATCAGCTTCGGCTTTGACAGTGCAACGACCATCCGGGCGTCGCACTTGTTTGGCGGCGAGGGGACCCCAGGGGGTGTCGAGCACACCATGGCGCCTCGGTAACACCCAGCGTCCCTGGCGCCGCTCCCGCAAACCAATGCTGCTGCCAGCACTGAGCCAAAGCCGGCGCATCTCGTCGGCATCACCATCCCGCACCAACGCAGTGATGGCCTGACCACTGCGGCCCTTTTTCATCAACAACGGCTGCACCGCCACATCAATCGCCCCCGCATCTCGCAACCGATTGGCCAATGCAGCAACCTCCTCAGGGGTGGCGTCATCAATCCAGGCTTCCTGAACGACCAGCGACTCCCAGCGGGGACCTGCAACTGCATCCACCGACGGAGTGTTGAGCACCAAGCGCACCAGGTTGGGGCGATCCAGCTGGCGATGGCCGAGGCCAACGCCGATTTTTTCGGCCACCAGAACATCAGGGGCCACAAAGCGATCCGCCAGCACCGACACCAAGGCCAGACCCGTGGGCGTCACCAATTCCCCCGTGGGCAGGTCACCACCCTGTAGAAGCGGAATGCGGTGACGACGCGCCAGTTCAAGCACTGCAGGAACGGGGACGGGCAACAGGCCATGGGCTGTTGACACCGTCCCGCTCCCGGCAGGCAACGGGGAACAGACCACCTCTGCCGGGTTGAGATCTTGCATCGCGGCACAGACCCCCACCACATCCACAAGGGCATCGATGGCCCCCACTTCATGGAAGTGAATGGCCTCCGCCGAGGTCCCATGCACCGTGGCTTCGGCTTCCGCCAGGCGGGTGAATACGGCAAGAACGGTTTGCTTCAGCGATGGAGCCAAGGCAGCTGCATGGATCTGATCGCGGATCTCCGACCACTGGCGGTGGGGAGGCTGATCCTCGAGCCCCTGCACATCAACGCGGATCCCCCGCAGTCCGCCGCTGCGCGCCTCGTGCTGGGTGAGGCGGTAGCGCCCTGCCAAACCGAGGGCCGCCAGGGGTGACTCCACAACGGCCTGATCCACACCGAGATCCAACAGGGCGGCAAGGAGCATGTCCCCCGCCAAACCCGTTGGCGCATCAATCCAGAGCGCGCTCATCGCCCCAGACGCGGGGCCGCCTCCAACAGCGCAACCGCCTCACGGTCAAGCGCCTGACGCTGCTGACGCAGTTGCTGCTCGATCTCCCGACGGGCCCGACGCTGCTCCCGCTGAGCGGTGGCAACGTCATGGCCGGACAGTCCCCAGAGCCGTCCCAGCAAAGCGCGGTCATCTGCACCACCACGGGCCTGACCGAAGACCACGGTCTCCGCCGCGATGCCGGCCTGGAGCACCCGGCTCCAACGCCGCAGATCCTCGAGAGGCATCCGAACACTATCCGGCACGGTGAACTCAGTGGCACCACTGCTGCGCAGCCCAGCACGCACACAGGCAAGGGTTCCAACCAGCACCTGCTGCACCGGAAGTTGCTCCTCTTCCGCAATCAGGACATGGCCCGCCTCATGCACCGCAATCCGACGCAGACGCTCCTGACCACCGGGCAAGGCTTCCGCCAGGATGTGGCCACCCATGCCCTGCCAGGTGGCGGCATCAACACTGAGGGTGACCAGAGCACCCCCGACAGCCACCACAATCCAAGCGGAGGACAGACCCAAGGCAGGGCCAAAGGCTCCGAGAACGGTGATGCCGACAACAGCGACACCAGCGCGCAATACCCCCGTGGAGCCCTGCCCCTCCTCCGCCATCAGCTCCGAACGCGGGAGGTGGCACGACCGCGACCTCCCTTGGATTTGCCACCACGCGTCGGCATTGGTGCAATCACCTCGTGCTGTTCCAGATGAAGTTCCTGTCCCTGCCGGCGCAGGTCGAGGCTGACGAAGTGGCGCAGGTTTTCCAGGGGAAGCTCGCCCTTGATCTGGAGCTTGAAGGGGAGCGGCCGGTGGCCGTCAGCCCGGGCCTGCTGCCGCACCTTCACCACCATTTCGCCGGTCTCGGGCTTGGTGAAGATCAACTCCCCTCTGATGGAGAAGTAGTCGTCTCCCTCGGGCAAGGTATCTGAGGCATCCGCTTGCTCCGGCGAAAGAGTGCTGGGTTCCCAGACACCAGCAATCTGAAGATGGAGATGATCACTTTCGCGGCTTCTGGGGTACACCACCCAGAGGTGCGGTTGATCCAAGGGCAGATGCCGCCGGATCAGGGTGAGCACTCGACCGAGCACAACGGTTTCCAGGGGGACCCCCTGGGCATCGGTCAACGTGCCGCGGGTGAGTTGGTCGGGATCGGTAGGGGCGTAGGTGCCCCGAACGAGACCGATGGCCCGGTACTGCAACGGCTCTGTGACCGGGGGAATCGGATGGGCGCGCATTGATCCAGATCCGGGCGGAGTCAAAAGCCCTTGTCAAGACTGTAGCCAGCCCACCGCAATCCCCTCAGACTGAAATAGCTGATTCGTGATCGGATGCAGAGCCCGCGCCGGATCCTGTTGCTGCTGGTGTCCATGGTTGGGGCTGCACTGGTCGGTTGGATCACTGCTGCCTCCATGGCCCCTGAAACCAGCGCCAGCGGAAGTCGTCTGGCTGAAGATCCTCAGGTCGAATCGCTGATGCAGCAACTCCAGCTCCAGGAGGAGCTCAGCGAGGCAGAACGTGTTCTCCTTCTGGAACGTTTGATTGCTCTGGAACGCCTTCAGGAAGCCGAAGTGGCGCTGCAACCGTGGATCACGGCTCGTTCCACCCCCCGCGAACTCAGCTTGTTCAAAGCGGAGCTGCAACGCCTCAATGGCCAGCCCGAGGCAGCCCGACGCAGCCTCAATCAATTGATGCGCTTGCATCCGAATGATCCGCAGGTTTTGCAATTGCTGGTGCTGCTGGATCAGCAGCGGGGACGCCAAATTCAGGCCACGACTGAACTCACCACCCGTTTCAAGGGCCTGGAACCGGGACAACGTCTGGAGATCGGTCTGCTTCTTGCCGATCTCTTACGTCAAAGCGGATCCCACCAGGAAGCGGTCAACCTGTATCGCCAACTGGCTTCAGAGGAGCCGAGCAACACAAGGCCCTTGCTGGCCCTTGCGCTGTTGCAGCAGGACCAAGGCCACACAAAGGATGTTGAAGCTCTGCTGAAGCAGGCCCGCCAACGGCGGGATTCAAACGGACAGATCGATCCATCGATCGATGTTCTGGCAGGACGGCTCGGATTGAGCGCTGCACGCAATGCCGCCTCGGAACAACCTGGTCCTACGGCGATTCGGGCTGATTCTGGAAGGCCTTGAGGGCCTCATCAATGGCATCGGAAGGTGGCGTGGCGTCATCCATGGCCGTCGACCTCCGGATCCTGTTCATCAGATCCATGGGGTTAGCGGCGTCGAGAACGGAGCCGTTGTCATTGGTGTTTCCGTAAATCTCTCGTTCTTCGCGGTTCTGATAAGGCGCATCCACCTGGGCGTTTGCGCCAACAGGGATGGTCGCTGCGATCAGGCAGGGCAGAACAAGTTGTGCGACAGCCGCAAGACGGGAGGACATCAGCGGATTTCGGGGTGGGCTGATGCTAAGGGTCTTTTTCACCACCGGATCAACCGTGCAGATCGCCACCTGGAACGTGAATTCCGTTCGCACGCGACTAGATCAGGTGCTCAGTTGGC
This genomic interval from Synechococcus sp. UW69 contains the following:
- a CDS encoding metallophosphoesterase — protein: MLQLVLGTGLSAVALPLSAARRAALRVGLISDLNSSYGATSYIPAVHQGLDQLIALQPDLVVCAGDMVAGQMRGLTGLQLDAMWRGFETSVLRLLQTAGIPLLPAIGNHDGSPGFPADRAAVSRFWTPIRSRLGLAFVDASQFPFRYTVLQDGIFWLVWDASSARVPEDQLVWAQQQLASTKAQTARARFVVGHLPLVGVGQGKDRPGEVLDRGSALQALMENAGVQGYISGHHHAWFSGRRGQLDLIQLGALGSGPRRLLDGGTSAQQTFTLLEMDGLRGDIKETTYAVSTGQPLSWSTLPLRLNTRAGELQRNSSERLLRG
- a CDS encoding lysylphosphatidylglycerol synthase domain-containing protein; its protein translation is MGKILRQPKLWITLASLVFIAVAMAQQADQLRQLSLVANGWWWLLLGLGLTWLSILINGLAWRDLLVWLKHPPQGLAVVPLFVRSNLLKYLPGGIWHLVERVRVLRPVIGGGPALAGVILDPLLIVAASVLVVVAGGWQQGLALLAPLPALLMIPRWREPLLRRLERSKAAQLQSAGGGPLESEGSGRGGYPWWPLTLQLLFVLCRFAGFWCSVQAFGIRSPAPFTWLAAFGLAYAVGLVVPGAPGGLGVFEATLLLRLGPAVPEAQLLAVVLSYRLLSTLADVVASAALVADRLVEQRLKRSC
- the larC gene encoding nickel pincer cofactor biosynthesis protein LarC, encoding MSALWIDAPTGLAGDMLLAALLDLGVDQAVVESPLAALGLAGRYRLTQHEARSGGLRGIRVDVQGLEDQPPHRQWSEIRDQIHAAALAPSLKQTVLAVFTRLAEAEATVHGTSAEAIHFHEVGAIDALVDVVGVCAAMQDLNPAEVVCSPLPAGSGTVSTAHGLLPVPVPAVLELARRHRIPLLQGGDLPTGELVTPTGLALVSVLADRFVAPDVLVAEKIGVGLGHRQLDRPNLVRLVLNTPSVDAVAGPRWESLVVQEAWIDDATPEEVAALANRLRDAGAIDVAVQPLLMKKGRSGQAITALVRDGDADEMRRLWLSAGSSIGLRERRQGRWVLPRRHGVLDTPWGPLAAKQVRRPDGRCTVKAEADALEALQASTGCGLDELRAAAAAAPFVSTEDWI
- a CDS encoding tetratricopeptide repeat protein; the protein is MQSPRRILLLLVSMVGAALVGWITAASMAPETSASGSRLAEDPQVESLMQQLQLQEELSEAERVLLLERLIALERLQEAEVALQPWITARSTPRELSLFKAELQRLNGQPEAARRSLNQLMRLHPNDPQVLQLLVLLDQQRGRQIQATTELTTRFKGLEPGQRLEIGLLLADLLRQSGSHQEAVNLYRQLASEEPSNTRPLLALALLQQDQGHTKDVEALLKQARQRRDSNGQIDPSIDVLAGRLGLSAARNAASEQPGPTAIRADSGRP